In Oenanthe melanoleuca isolate GR-GAL-2019-014 chromosome 10, OMel1.0, whole genome shotgun sequence, a single window of DNA contains:
- the OAZ2 gene encoding LOW QUALITY PROTEIN: ornithine decarboxylase antizyme 2 (The sequence of the model RefSeq protein was modified relative to this genomic sequence to represent the inferred CDS: deleted 1 base in 1 codon) has protein sequence MINTQDSSILPLSNCPQLQCCRHIVPGPLWCSDAPHPLSKIPGGRGGGRDPSLSALIYKDEKITVSQDVPVHEGKPHIVHFQYKVTEVKTSSWDAVLSNQSLFVEIPDGLLADGSKEGLSALLEFAEEKMKVNYVFICFRKSREDRAPLLKTFSFLGFEIVRPGHPAVPSRPDVMFMVYPLDQSSSSDEE, from the exons ATGATAAACACCCAGGACAG TAGTATTTTACCTTTGAGTAactgtccccagctgcagtgctgcaggcacatTGTTCCAGGGCCTCTGTGGTGCTCC GATGCCCCTCACCCACTGTCGAAGATCCCCGGTGGGCGAGGGGGTGGCAGGGATCCTTCTCTTTCAGCTCTGATATACAAG gaTGAGAAGATCACTGTTAGCCAAGATGTCCCAGTGCATGAAGGGAAGCCTCACATTGTGCACTTCCAGTACAAGGTCACAGAGGTGAAGACCTCCTCCTGGGACGCAGTGCTCTCAAACCAGAGCCTCTTTGTGGAAATCCCTGATGGATTATTAGCTGATGGAAGCAAAGAAGG GTTGTCAGCACTGCTGGagtttgctgaagaaaaaatgaaagtcaACTATGTCTTCATCTGcttcagaaaaagcagagaagatcGAG CTCCTCTCCTGAAGACATTCAGCTTCCTGGGCTTTGAGATCGTGCGGCCTGGCCATCCCGCGGTGCCGTCGCGGCCAGACGTGATGTTCATGGTGTACCCCCTGGACCAGAGCTCTTCCTCCGACGAAGAATAG